In Thalassophryne amazonica chromosome 14, fThaAma1.1, whole genome shotgun sequence, one DNA window encodes the following:
- the LOC117525302 gene encoding olfactory receptor 6N2-like, with the protein MNEEPNVTYITLGGHVELHKYRYLYFTIMFIAYLLIICCNSTIVCLICIHKTLHEPMYIFIAALLMNSVLFSSAFHPKLLVDFLSEKQIISYPGCLFQMFLFYALGGSEFFLLAAMAYDRYVAICKPLQYHTIMRKTNIIIFLVTAWIVPACHVLVSATLSVNRKLCNFTLKTVYCNNIVLTLPCERSAVITTCGIFVLLNLEIFPVLFIILTYIKILRICSQSRAHVRKKAAETCLPHLLVLITFSCIIGSDFIVIRMESLIPKTCRLIMSLQVIVYHPLFNPLIYGLKMKEISKHFKRLFCQRKRK; encoded by the coding sequence ATGAATGAGGAACCAAATGTAACTTATATAACTCTTGGTGGTCATGTTGAATTGCACAAATACAGGTACCTTTACTTTACCATCATGTTTATTGCATATCTTCTAATAATCTGCTGTAATTCTACTATTGTTTGTCTGATCTGCATTCACAAAACCCTCCATGAACCAATGTACATTTTCATTGCAGCTCTGTTGATGAACTCCGTTCTTTTTAGTTCTGCTTTCCACCCAAAGCTTTTAGTTGATTTTTTATCTGAGAAACAGATCATTTCATATCCAGGCTGTTTGTTTCAGATGTTTCTGTTTTATGCTTTAGGAGGTTCTGAGTTTTTCCTCTTAGCAGCCATGGCTTATGACAGGTATGTGGCTATATGTAAACCTCTGCAGTATCACACCATCATGAGAAAAACAAACATCATTATATTTCTGGTTACAGCTTGGATTGTGCCAGCGTGTCATGTTCTGGTAAGCGCCACACTGAGTGTCAACAGAAAACTTTGTAACTTTActttgaaaacagtttattgtaatAACATAGTGTTAACACTTCCATGTGAGAGATCAGCAGTAATAACTACATGCGGCATATTTGTTTTGCTGAATCTTGAAATTTTCCCTGTGTTGTTTATAATTTTGACATACATAAAGATTCTCAGAATCTGTTCCCAAAGCAGAGCTCATGTGAGGAAAAAAGCTGCAGAGACCTGTTTACCCCACCTGCTGGTGCTAATCACCTTTTCATGTATAATTGGATCTGATTTCATTGTGATTCGAATGGAATCACTTATTCCCAAAACCTGTCGTTTAATAATGTCTTTACAAGTTATTGTGTATCATCCTCTCTTTAATCCACTCATATATGGACTCAAAATGAAAGAAATTTCAAAACACTTCAAGAGGCTTTTCTGTCAAAGAAAGAGGAAATAA